From a single Helicovermis profundi genomic region:
- a CDS encoding sirohydrochlorin cobaltochelatase, whose protein sequence is MKKGLIVTLIIVLVVSLFSGCSSSLATDNGKRAILVVSFGTSYNDSRALTIEATENRIKDEFPDYDIFRAFTSQIIIDKLKNRDNLDINNVLQAMEQLKKDKYSEVYIQPLHVINGEEYNDLLNQANNYKDSFNTLRIGKPLLSSTEDYQKAIDALKDKFSNLEKNEAVVFMGHGTPHIANAQYSELSYMLHDEGYSNVFVGTVEGYPTIDNVISRLNEKNIEKVTLMPFMLVAGDHANNDMAGDESDSWKTILKKDGFEVTTYIHGLGEVKGIQDLYVEHLRNLIDGLYEPEENK, encoded by the coding sequence ATGAAAAAGGGGTTAATAGTAACATTAATAATTGTTTTAGTAGTATCATTATTTTCAGGTTGTTCGTCGTCTTTAGCAACAGATAATGGTAAAAGAGCGATACTCGTTGTAAGTTTTGGTACTAGTTATAACGACTCAAGAGCTTTAACAATTGAAGCTACTGAAAATAGAATTAAAGATGAATTTCCTGATTATGATATTTTTAGGGCGTTCACTTCTCAAATCATAATTGACAAGCTTAAAAATAGAGATAATTTAGATATTAATAATGTTCTTCAGGCCATGGAACAACTTAAAAAAGACAAATATTCTGAAGTTTACATTCAGCCACTTCATGTAATAAACGGAGAAGAATATAACGATCTTCTTAACCAAGCAAATAATTATAAAGATTCATTCAACACTCTTAGAATTGGAAAACCATTACTTTCTTCAACGGAAGACTATCAAAAAGCTATTGATGCTTTAAAAGATAAATTTTCCAATTTAGAAAAAAATGAAGCAGTAGTATTTATGGGACATGGTACTCCTCATATTGCTAATGCCCAGTATTCTGAACTATCATATATGCTTCATGATGAAGGTTATTCAAATGTATTCGTTGGTACAGTTGAAGGATACCCTACTATTGATAATGTTATAAGTAGATTAAATGAAAAAAATATTGAAAAAGTTACACTTATGCCTTTTATGCTAGTTGCAGGAGATCACGCAAATAATGATATGGCAGGAGATGAAAGTGATTCTTGGAAAACAATCTTAAAAAAAGATGGATTCGAAGTTACAACCTATATTCATGGACTTGGTGAAGTTAAAGGTATTCAAGATTTATATGTGGAACATTTGAGGAACCTTATAGACGGCCTTTACGAACCTGAGGAAAACAAGTAA
- a CDS encoding ABC transporter ATP-binding protein: MIKINNLNFKYNENKVLNNINIHIDNYFKGKLISIIGPNGCGKSTLLKLINKSLSIKSGMILLERKNNKKLNYLDLSKIICTISQGYETTFPFKVIDYVRMGYSNRNTNYNYMNENSLMEVTKALELTDTKEFFNKSIKELSGGELQRVRLARAICQNPKILILDESFSAMDIAYKIKMINVIKKYALENNIIVISVMHDVNLVYKYSDSVIVLKNGDLIEFGETKQILNEILLKNVFEINTTLIKNKGFLIEN, encoded by the coding sequence ATGATTAAAATAAATAACTTAAATTTTAAATATAATGAAAATAAAGTACTAAACAACATTAATATTCACATTGATAATTATTTTAAAGGAAAACTCATATCTATTATCGGGCCCAATGGATGTGGCAAAAGTACACTTTTAAAATTAATTAATAAATCTCTTTCTATTAAATCAGGCATGATTTTATTAGAAAGGAAAAATAATAAAAAATTGAATTACCTTGATTTATCTAAAATTATATGTACAATCTCACAAGGCTACGAAACTACTTTTCCATTCAAAGTCATTGATTATGTAAGAATGGGATATTCAAACCGCAATACAAACTATAATTATATGAATGAAAATTCATTAATGGAAGTTACTAAAGCTCTTGAATTAACTGATACAAAAGAATTTTTTAATAAATCTATTAAAGAACTTAGCGGTGGTGAACTTCAAAGAGTAAGACTGGCTAGAGCCATTTGCCAAAATCCTAAAATATTAATTTTAGATGAATCATTTTCGGCCATGGATATTGCTTATAAAATTAAGATGATCAATGTAATAAAAAAATATGCTCTAGAAAATAACATTATTGTTATTTCTGTTATGCATGATGTTAATTTAGTATATAAATATTCTGATAGTGTCATTGTACTTAAAAATGGGGATCTAATTGAATTTGGGGAAACTAAACAAATACTAAATGAAATTTTATTAAAAAATGTATTTGAAATTAATACTACATTAATTAAAAACAAAGGTTTTTTAATTGAAAATTAG
- a CDS encoding FecCD family ABC transporter permease, translated as MEKYENFDDNIYSHIEREKKFNYLLILIFSVSLLLIIGISSTLGLMDISISEAYKIIIGKLLGIKSLVSGINETKVLVVWDVRLPRILAGAIVGSGLAVSGAVFQSILGNQLADPYTIGVSTGAAFGATIAIFLNLFFVSHLLPIMPFAFVFALLTLYIVTNISKSGGSISSSDVILSGIIISSILSAGISFLKTLAGEQVGAIVFWIMGSLSARSWTHIIISLPMVIVLITIIMLNVDELDIMALGKTEANNLGLDYEKKLKKYMIISSLLTATCVSISGVIGFVGLVVPHLVRMSISSRNRNVVLMSALLGGNILVIADNIARLSSSIEIPVGVFTTLLGGPFFMYIYIKRKRGITK; from the coding sequence ATGGAAAAATACGAAAACTTTGATGACAATATTTATTCGCATATTGAAAGAGAAAAAAAATTTAACTATTTACTTATTCTTATATTTTCTGTTTCGCTTTTACTTATTATTGGAATAAGTTCAACGCTTGGTCTTATGGATATTTCAATTTCTGAAGCATACAAAATAATTATTGGAAAACTTCTTGGAATCAAATCCTTAGTAAGTGGAATTAATGAAACAAAAGTTTTAGTAGTATGGGATGTAAGGCTGCCTAGAATACTTGCAGGAGCTATTGTAGGTAGTGGCCTAGCTGTTTCAGGCGCTGTTTTTCAGTCCATACTTGGCAATCAATTAGCTGATCCTTATACTATTGGAGTTTCAACTGGCGCTGCTTTTGGAGCAACTATTGCAATATTTTTAAATTTATTTTTCGTTTCACATTTACTACCAATTATGCCTTTTGCTTTTGTTTTTGCACTTTTAACCTTATATATAGTTACAAATATATCTAAATCAGGAGGAAGTATTTCATCTTCTGATGTAATTCTATCTGGTATAATTATAAGTTCAATTCTTTCAGCAGGTATAAGTTTTCTTAAAACATTAGCTGGTGAACAGGTTGGTGCAATTGTATTTTGGATAATGGGAAGTTTATCAGCAAGATCTTGGACACATATAATCATTTCTTTACCTATGGTAATTGTATTAATTACTATTATTATGCTAAATGTAGACGAATTAGATATAATGGCACTCGGTAAAACTGAAGCAAATAATCTAGGACTTGACTACGAAAAAAAATTAAAAAAATACATGATTATTTCTTCTCTTCTTACTGCAACATGCGTTTCTATTAGTGGAGTAATTGGATTTGTAGGACTTGTAGTTCCACACCTTGTTAGAATGAGTATATCTTCAAGAAATAGAAATGTTGTATTAATGAGTGCACTATTAGGTGGCAATATATTGGTAATTGCAGATAATATTGCCAGACTCAGCTCAAGTATTGAAATTCCGGTAGGAGTATTTACAACTCTACTTGGAGGCCCTTTCTTTATGTATATATATATTAAAAGAAAGAGAGGCATAACAAAATGA
- a CDS encoding DUF502 domain-containing protein yields MFEKIYKTFLSGLFLLLPLMITLGLIMYIVNFVGRFTSPLVMLIFGKNYTGVGFIFGVLIILGIGTFSNQYVVKKFFHWLEVVINKIPVVKTIYSSIRDIGKMFDKDKSSSFKKAVLVDYPLKGSKCIGFITNDECIFDGKLSKTAVFVPTTPNPTSGFLLYVDKKDITFIDLPVEDAIKMVVSLGVYSSKK; encoded by the coding sequence ATGTTTGAAAAAATATATAAAACGTTTTTATCAGGTTTATTTTTACTATTACCTCTTATGATTACGCTAGGCTTAATAATGTATATTGTTAATTTTGTTGGAAGATTTACGTCACCGCTTGTTATGCTTATCTTTGGCAAGAATTATACGGGTGTAGGTTTTATTTTTGGAGTATTAATTATACTTGGAATTGGAACATTCTCAAATCAATACGTCGTAAAGAAATTTTTTCATTGGCTTGAAGTTGTAATTAATAAAATTCCAGTGGTAAAAACGATATATTCATCAATTAGAGATATAGGAAAAATGTTTGATAAAGATAAAAGTTCTTCTTTTAAAAAGGCAGTATTAGTTGATTATCCGCTTAAAGGGTCAAAATGTATAGGTTTTATAACTAATGATGAATGCATTTTTGATGGTAAACTTTCAAAAACTGCTGTCTTTGTTCCGACAACGCCAAATCCTACAAGTGGATTTCTTTTATATGTAGACAAAAAAGATATAACATTTATTGATTTACCAGTAGAAGATGCTATAAAGATGGTTGTTTCACTTGGTGTTTATAGTAGTAAAAAATAA
- a CDS encoding response regulator transcription factor, with amino-acid sequence MNETILIAEDEKRMRILISDFLNLENFNVLEAENGKKALELFNEKKDEIDLIILDVMMPIFDGWTVCKEIRKKSTIPVLMLTAKSEDTDELYGFELGVDEYISKPFKPNILVARVKALLRRKEKIENEIMNFNGLLIDEKAHKVSLNKEIIDFSPKEYDLLMYIIKNKGIALTREQILDGVWGYDYFGGLRTVDTHIKRVRIKLKQKENYIQTVRGLGYRFEVV; translated from the coding sequence GTGAATGAAACTATTTTAATTGCTGAAGATGAAAAAAGAATGAGAATTTTGATTTCTGATTTTTTAAATTTAGAAAACTTTAATGTTCTTGAAGCTGAAAATGGGAAAAAAGCACTTGAATTATTTAATGAAAAAAAAGATGAAATTGATTTAATTATTTTAGATGTTATGATGCCTATTTTTGACGGGTGGACAGTATGTAAAGAAATTAGGAAAAAATCAACAATTCCCGTTTTAATGTTAACTGCCAAAAGTGAAGATACTGATGAACTTTATGGCTTTGAACTTGGAGTGGATGAATATATTTCAAAACCTTTTAAACCAAATATATTAGTTGCAAGAGTAAAAGCATTACTTAGAAGAAAAGAAAAAATAGAAAATGAAATAATGAATTTTAATGGGCTTCTTATTGATGAAAAAGCACATAAAGTGAGTTTAAATAAAGAAATAATAGACTTTAGTCCAAAAGAGTATGATTTATTAATGTATATAATTAAAAATAAGGGAATAGCACTTACAAGGGAACAAATTCTAGATGGTGTTTGGGGTTATGATTATTTTGGAGGACTTAGAACTGTGGATACACATATAAAAAGAGTAAGAATAAAATTAAAACAAAAAGAAAATTATATTCAAACTGTAAGAGGCCTTGGATATAGGTTTGAGGTGGTTTAG
- a CDS encoding sensor histidine kinase has product MKNSIKAKLFIGILVFAVFLTLISSFMNINFFDDYYMSQKKKNMLSSVKKFGEEYKNGTINNENLYVEIDKIASRIGGNVVISDIDGKPIISTLRANNSLLQGNQKGQFRQSGLNFEKDAINKIIKNEYYFEVKNHPRFNSKFLYLGYKLSGEELLLVETPMEAIELAANISNKFNLIIGLISLIMGGIIAYAFAKNFTKDIINLTKIAQDISNLDFSKKFNVKTKDEISMLGKSINQMSNTLESTISELENANISLKKDIDIKNRIDIMRKQFISNVSHELKTPIALIQGYAIGLKENVINNTTKKDFYCDVIIDESDKMDKLVKDLLNLSFLDSGMYKVCKKEFDISALVDEVLDKFEPMIRSKKINIRTIKEDIIMVNADELRIEQVVINYLNNAINHVKNPKEVSVSVQNLDENTKNMYSLGNEEVKGSKILSVFNTGESIPQSDIEKIWSSFYKVDKARTREYSGSGLGLSIVKSILDIHGLSYGVRNREDGVEFWFTI; this is encoded by the coding sequence GTGAAGAACTCTATTAAGGCTAAATTATTTATAGGTATTTTAGTTTTTGCAGTGTTTTTAACACTTATTTCTTCTTTTATGAACATAAATTTTTTTGATGATTACTATATGAGTCAAAAGAAGAAAAATATGCTTTCTAGTGTTAAAAAATTTGGTGAAGAATATAAAAATGGAACAATAAATAATGAGAATTTATATGTTGAAATTGATAAAATTGCTTCTAGAATTGGTGGAAATGTGGTTATAAGTGATATTGATGGAAAACCAATAATAAGCACTTTAAGAGCTAATAATTCTTTATTACAGGGAAACCAAAAAGGTCAATTTAGGCAAAGTGGATTAAATTTTGAAAAAGATGCTATAAATAAAATTATTAAAAACGAATATTATTTTGAGGTAAAAAACCATCCTCGTTTTAATTCTAAATTTTTATATCTTGGATATAAACTCTCTGGCGAAGAATTACTATTAGTCGAAACTCCAATGGAAGCAATTGAACTTGCTGCAAATATTTCGAATAAATTTAATCTAATTATTGGACTAATTTCTCTTATTATGGGAGGAATAATAGCTTACGCTTTTGCTAAAAACTTTACTAAAGATATTATAAATCTTACAAAAATTGCCCAGGATATTTCGAATTTAGATTTTAGTAAAAAATTTAACGTTAAAACAAAAGATGAAATTTCAATGCTTGGAAAAAGTATTAATCAGATGTCTAATACACTTGAAAGTACAATATCAGAACTTGAAAATGCAAATATTTCTTTAAAAAAAGATATTGATATCAAAAATAGAATCGATATAATGCGCAAACAATTTATTTCAAATGTTTCGCATGAACTTAAAACTCCTATAGCATTAATTCAGGGATATGCTATTGGACTGAAAGAAAATGTTATTAATAACACTACAAAAAAAGATTTCTACTGTGATGTTATAATTGATGAATCTGATAAAATGGATAAACTTGTTAAGGATTTACTTAATTTATCGTTTCTTGATTCAGGTATGTATAAAGTTTGTAAAAAAGAATTTGATATTTCAGCATTAGTTGATGAAGTTCTTGATAAATTTGAGCCAATGATTAGATCAAAAAAAATAAATATTAGAACTATAAAAGAAGATATTATAATGGTAAATGCAGATGAACTAAGAATTGAACAAGTTGTTATTAATTATTTGAATAATGCAATTAATCATGTTAAAAATCCAAAAGAGGTAAGTGTATCAGTGCAAAACTTAGATGAAAATACTAAAAATATGTATTCATTAGGGAATGAAGAAGTAAAAGGAAGTAAAATTTTATCTGTTTTTAATACAGGAGAAAGTATACCACAAAGTGATATAGAAAAAATTTGGTCAAGTTTTTACAAAGTTGACAAAGCAAGAACTAGAGAATATTCTGGTAGCGGACTTGGGCTTTCGATAGTAAAAAGTATACTTGATATTCATGGCTTAAGTTATGGTGTTAGAAACAGAGAAGATGGAGTTGAGTTTTGGTTTACTATATGA
- a CDS encoding HD domain-containing phosphohydrolase, with product MYKNIRQIIIYIMVIALTFIIITTSYINNKAWDEILNNFVNEKTDQTNYFFSKINSDLNSILENNAYWSEAEENLLMKNEAWLKENATEYVVKSNALNIDFMFISNEDKSYQEVYGSNLKNLFINSSIYNSTLVDNNNNNIILWKDSLAYFVNSSPFLSNDLKRPLGIYAVGRKIDTKELDTLKDILGKNQITYISITPLAKYPNIFTHDFRIIKVSIPVKYGENSAFVNINFNLPIYNYLFKKHHYNLLMLIFLFSTFVITTELYFFKKISIYLTGTIKIIKRISKGNFNEKLYSRNNTFIPELTDLSTAINNMSSNIENKIEQIDYRYLQMIDLVVNAMEVNDSYTHEHSHNVSKHALRIAKVINYDDLESVEIAGKFHDIGKISVPSAILNKPGKLTKEEYEIIKKHPEEGYKIIKNSDFNQFIKDGVLYHHEKYNGMGYPKGLKGDQIPFIAQIIAVADVYDALTSNRAYRKSMTKNNAISIMKEEKGKQLNPELVDIFINIIKNE from the coding sequence ATGTATAAAAACATAAGACAAATTATAATTTACATTATGGTAATTGCACTAACATTCATTATAATAACAACTTCATATATAAATAATAAAGCTTGGGATGAGATATTAAATAATTTTGTAAATGAAAAAACAGACCAAACTAATTATTTTTTTAGTAAAATTAATTCAGATCTAAATTCAATTCTAGAAAATAATGCTTACTGGAGTGAAGCTGAAGAAAACTTACTTATGAAAAATGAGGCATGGCTAAAAGAAAACGCAACTGAATACGTAGTTAAAAGTAATGCACTAAATATTGATTTTATGTTTATTAGTAATGAAGATAAAAGCTATCAAGAGGTATACGGATCAAATTTAAAAAATTTATTTATTAACTCTAGTATTTATAATTCAACATTAGTTGACAATAATAATAATAATATAATTTTATGGAAAGATTCTTTGGCTTACTTTGTGAATTCTTCACCATTTCTAAGTAATGATCTTAAAAGACCTTTAGGAATTTATGCAGTCGGAAGAAAAATCGATACAAAAGAACTTGACACTTTAAAAGATATTCTTGGAAAAAATCAAATAACATATATTTCAATTACTCCTTTGGCTAAATACCCAAATATTTTTACGCACGACTTTCGTATTATTAAAGTTTCTATACCTGTAAAATATGGTGAAAATAGTGCATTTGTTAATATTAATTTTAATTTACCAATATATAACTATCTATTTAAAAAGCATCACTATAATTTGCTAATGCTTATATTTTTGTTTTCAACATTTGTTATCACAACTGAGTTATATTTTTTTAAAAAAATATCTATATATTTAACAGGAACAATTAAAATAATTAAAAGAATTTCGAAAGGTAATTTTAATGAAAAACTTTATAGTAGAAACAATACTTTTATACCTGAATTAACCGATTTATCAACTGCTATAAATAATATGTCATCAAATATTGAAAATAAAATTGAACAAATTGATTATAGATACCTTCAAATGATTGATCTTGTAGTAAACGCAATGGAAGTAAACGATTCTTATACACATGAACACAGTCACAATGTTTCTAAACACGCACTTAGGATTGCAAAAGTAATAAATTATGACGATTTAGAAAGTGTTGAAATTGCAGGCAAATTCCATGATATAGGAAAAATTTCTGTACCATCAGCCATATTAAACAAACCAGGAAAATTAACGAAAGAAGAATATGAAATTATAAAAAAACATCCTGAAGAAGGTTATAAAATAATCAAGAATTCGGATTTTAATCAATTTATAAAAGATGGCGTTTTATATCATCACGAAAAATATAATGGTATGGGTTATCCTAAAGGATTAAAGGGAGATCAAATCCCTTTTATTGCTCAAATAATTGCTGTTGCTGATGTTTATGATGCACTAACTAGTAATAGAGCTTATAGAAAATCAATGACAAAAAACAACGCAATTTCTATTATGAAGGAAGAGAAAGGTAAACAATTAAATCCCGAACTAGTAGATATATTTATAAATATTATTAAGAACGAATAA
- a CDS encoding ABC-F family ATP-binding cassette domain-containing protein has translation MNIIKVENLSKSYGEKNLFKNISFTVNEGDKIGVIGINGTGKSTLLKIIANINYPDSGAVNMIPNITIEMLNQDTEFEPNITVLEQIFKSEAPIIKLVKSYEIAIDKLNKEPLNENYQKSLSLLSDKMTAINAWSAESNAKTILSKLGITNFSDKMNTLSGGQKKRVALASTLITPCDLLILDEPTNHMDNDTIDWLENYLKTRKGALLMVTHDRYFLDRVVNKTIELEKGSLYSYPGNYSFFIEKRLERREMAKSSERKRLNLYKRELQWMRAGCKARSTKQNARKQRFEKIENGKVNLKEDNIDIALLQSRLGRKIININNISKNFEEKIVIKDFSYNILRNDRIGIIGDNGSGKSTLLNIIAGLLSPTFGEIEIGETVKIGYFSQVSEKIDNSKRAIEYIKETAEFIETIDGTKITASQMMEKFLFTSDMQWTFISKLSGGEKRRLFLLKILMNSPNVLLLDEPTNDLDIDSLNVLEAFIDDFSGVVIAVSHDRYFLDRTCQNIFAYKNGQITQHNGNYSDYKRFENTVLLESCEEKIVKTKPAKAKNVKLKFTYKEKLEFESIEAKIEDLENKIKIVDKEMLNNSSDFEQLSKLQNEKSIIENELLDKMERYEYLYELNEKIENQN, from the coding sequence ATGAATATAATTAAAGTAGAAAACTTAAGTAAAAGCTATGGAGAAAAAAATCTTTTTAAAAATATTTCTTTTACTGTAAACGAAGGAGATAAAATAGGTGTAATTGGAATCAATGGTACTGGAAAATCAACACTTCTTAAAATAATTGCTAATATTAACTATCCTGATTCTGGAGCAGTCAATATGATCCCAAATATAACTATAGAGATGCTTAATCAAGACACTGAATTCGAACCTAATATTACTGTACTTGAACAAATATTTAAAAGTGAAGCTCCAATAATTAAATTAGTTAAATCCTATGAAATTGCAATAGATAAATTAAATAAAGAACCATTAAATGAAAATTATCAAAAATCACTTTCACTTTTAAGCGACAAAATGACTGCAATAAATGCATGGAGCGCAGAAAGTAACGCTAAAACAATTCTTTCAAAACTTGGAATCACGAATTTTAGTGATAAAATGAACACACTTTCTGGAGGTCAAAAGAAAAGAGTTGCTCTAGCAAGTACTCTTATTACGCCATGCGATCTTCTTATTTTAGATGAACCAACCAACCACATGGATAACGATACAATAGATTGGCTAGAGAATTATTTAAAAACACGAAAAGGTGCACTTTTAATGGTTACGCATGATAGATATTTTCTTGATAGAGTTGTTAATAAAACAATTGAACTTGAAAAAGGATCTCTATACTCATATCCTGGAAATTATTCGTTTTTTATCGAAAAACGCTTAGAAAGACGAGAAATGGCTAAATCAAGTGAACGAAAAAGGCTAAACTTGTATAAAAGAGAACTTCAGTGGATGAGAGCTGGTTGCAAGGCTAGAAGCACTAAACAAAATGCAAGAAAACAAAGGTTTGAAAAAATTGAAAATGGCAAAGTAAATCTAAAAGAAGATAATATTGATATTGCACTTCTTCAATCAAGACTTGGTAGAAAAATAATAAATATAAATAATATTTCTAAAAATTTTGAAGAGAAAATTGTTATTAAAGATTTTTCTTATAATATATTAAGAAATGATAGAATTGGAATAATTGGAGATAATGGAAGCGGAAAATCAACATTATTAAATATAATTGCAGGTTTACTTTCTCCAACATTTGGAGAAATAGAGATCGGTGAAACTGTTAAAATAGGATATTTTTCTCAAGTTTCCGAAAAAATTGATAATTCAAAGCGTGCAATTGAATATATAAAAGAAACTGCTGAATTTATTGAAACAATTGATGGAACTAAAATTACAGCTTCTCAGATGATGGAGAAATTTCTTTTCACTAGCGATATGCAATGGACATTTATTTCTAAGCTTTCAGGTGGAGAAAAAAGACGTTTATTTTTACTAAAAATTCTTATGAATTCACCAAATGTTCTTTTACTAGATGAACCTACAAACGACCTGGATATTGATTCATTAAATGTATTGGAGGCTTTTATTGATGACTTTAGTGGAGTAGTTATAGCTGTTTCACATGATAGGTATTTTTTAGATAGAACTTGTCAAAATATTTTTGCCTATAAAAATGGACAAATCACTCAACACAATGGTAATTACAGCGACTATAAGAGATTTGAAAATACAGTTTTATTAGAATCTTGTGAAGAAAAAATAGTTAAAACAAAACCCGCTAAAGCTAAAAATGTGAAATTAAAATTTACTTATAAAGAAAAACTAGAATTTGAATCAATTGAAGCAAAAATAGAAGACTTAGAAAATAAAATCAAGATAGTTGACAAAGAAATGCTTAATAATTCAAGTGATTTTGAACAACTAAGCAAACTTCAAAACGAAAAAAGCATCATTGAAAATGAACTTTTAGATAAAATGGAAAGATATGAATATTTATATGAACTAAATGAAAAAATCGAAAATCAAAATTGA
- a CDS encoding MOSC domain-containing protein, whose amino-acid sequence MKAKVLSVNLSEKRGTNKYSVKKGNFIKNYGLEGDGHSGDWHRQVSIFDISSLSTMNKNEIRLCNETYSENITIEGTNLCKEEVGTKVKIGEAIFEITQIGKEYIKDPLLHTEREKIMHEEGVFAIVKESGIVKKGDSVIIIK is encoded by the coding sequence ATGAAAGCAAAGGTACTTTCAGTAAATTTGAGTGAAAAAAGAGGTACAAATAAATATTCTGTTAAAAAAGGAAATTTTATTAAAAATTATGGCTTAGAAGGCGATGGGCACAGTGGAGATTGGCATAGACAAGTAAGTATTTTTGATATATCTAGTCTAAGCACTATGAATAAAAATGAAATTAGACTATGTAATGAAACTTATTCAGAAAATATTACAATAGAAGGAACAAATTTATGTAAGGAAGAAGTAGGTACAAAGGTAAAAATAGGAGAAGCTATATTTGAAATCACTCAAATTGGCAAAGAGTATATAAAAGACCCACTTCTACATACAGAAAGAGAAAAAATAATGCATGAAGAAGGAGTCTTTGCAATTGTAAAAGAAAGTGGAATTGTTAAAAAAGGTGATTCTGTAATAATAATTAAATAA